The following is a genomic window from uncultured Draconibacterium sp..
TAATTTGCCAAACCGGGCTGTTTCGAATATTGGAAAATTCACCTTCGGCAACCGGCTGTTTCCAGTTTTTACCGTCGGTACTTAAATACAACTTGTAATTAAAGATAATGCCGGGCTTGAAACGCTGTTGATCGGGTAGGTATTTAAACCCGTCAATTGTCAGACTTTCGCCAAGGTCGAAAACAAAATCAACAGGTGCTGATTCTTCCACCGTAAACGCAGTCTCTTCATTGCCATCAAAAATCAGGTTCGCCTTCTCTTCGTTTTTATACTTTCCAATAACTTTCCATTTTGTTTTTGGAACATCAAATTCAGCTACAGAGACCGTACTCGTTTTGTTTTCATTCGGATCAACAACAATGACTTTAACGGTTGCTTTTTCAGGCAATTCAAACGGTGTAGTATATTTTACTGAATTCACATCAGGATCGCTTCCATCAGTTGTATAATATATATCAAGGTCACTATCAAAGGCTTCTATACTAATAATACCATCTTTTGTTCGTGAGATTTTTGGTTCGATGATAACTTTTGGTGCATGATAGATACCGATTTTTGTGATAACCGGACACGCTTTTGAATCTATAACCGTAAATCTCACTTTCGAGGCAGTAGTTTCCGGCAATCGCAAAATGCGTTTTCTACCGATTGTAGTTTGCGAATCGATCTCTTCCCACTTATTATTAATATATGCCTCCACTGAAAATTTCTTAACACGCTGCCCCAATCGAATATCTTCCTGAACCAGGAAACGATTAAAAGTAGTTTCTTCTCCCAAATCAATAGTTACCGACGCTTGAATAACTCCATCATCGGTTGCCCAATAAGTATCAGGATCATCATCGACTACATTATCTGCTTTATACTTTTTTGAATTACCTCGCACATTTGTAGCTTCTGCCTTTTTTCCTGCCGCAAGGTCATTTGCAAAATCGGCTTTAACTGCTTCCGCCAGCTTCAGAATTTGTTCTTCATCTTTTTCATGAATCAGCCCACGTTTGTCAACCGGAAAATTAATTAACAACGAGCCATTTCTTCCAATACTATTATAATATATATCTAGCAGTTGCGGCAGAGTTTTCACTTTATGATCCTCGTATGGATGATAATACCACCCCGGACGAATGGAAACGTTTACTTCGGCAGGCACCCAATAATCTCCATCTTCGTGTCCGTTACGCAACTCCAGGTAATTTGGCGATCCTGGATAAAACTCATCTCTACGCAATGGCGACCAATTGGTTTCGGGAGCCCAACCTTCTTCATTACCAATCCAACGCACATCTGGGCCGGCATCGCTGAACATACAAGCCATAGGTTGAAGGTCGCGCACAATTTGCCGGGTATTTTCCCAGTCGTAATAGGTTTTTCGGTCAATGCGGCGCTCTTCGTTGGCTCCTCCGTAGTAACCGGTTCCTCCGTTGGCACCATCAAACCAAACTTCAAAAACATCGCCATAATTGGTCATTAACTCACGCAACTGAGTTTTGAAAATCTCAATGTATTTATCGTTACCGTATTCCGGATTATTACGATCCCAGGGAGACAAATAAAGCCCAAGTTTTAAACCATACTCTTTACATGCATCAGCCAGTTCGCGAACCACATCTCCTTCCCCATTCTTCCAGGAAGAGTTTTTTACCGAATGGTCAGTGGTAGCTGTCGGCCACAAACAAAATCCGTCGTGGTGCTTGGCTGTAAGAATAATTCCTTTCATACCTGCCTCTTTACAAATCCGGGCCCACTGGCGGCAATCTAGTTCGGATGGATTAAACATATCGGGATCTTCGTCACCAAATCCCCACTCCATATTCGAAAAGGTATTCATGTTAAAATGAATAAACGCGTAAAACTCCATATCATTCCACGCCAATTGCCTTTCAGAGGGCACAGGAAATACAGGCTCAGGAGGAGTAACATTACTGCAAGAAGCAGTTATTAGCAAAACAATTAGAAAAAATAATCTGTTGGTCATCGATTTAGATTTTAATATTTTTACAAACTCCGTAAATATATAATGATTATTTTAACTAGATAAACATCCATTCAGTAAAATTAGAACTACATTGTTTTGCAATAGAATGCAACATCGTATTATTTTTCAGCATCACTCACGGTGCTCTTTCTAAAACAAGCTATCAGAGATCCATTATAAAACTGGCATTACTGCCAAACAGTCGTTAATAATCACACCTCTAACAGAAATTCAAGACAAAAAAAACACTTACATGTATTTTTTTACCCAGATGGGAGCATTGTCCCATATAAGGACAAATACCAACACCTACAAAACACCATAAACAACTGATAATACAGCACTTAACAACAAAGGCATATCATTTGCAATGTATTAAGCCAAACGTACTAAACATTATTTAAATAGAGAGATGGACAACACAAGTCACAAATTAAAATTTGCTTTTTATTACATTAAGTCATAATTTGCATAAGTAATTTATTGATACTGAAATTTAAAGAAGGTAGAAAATAAGGGGTTATCGACACTTTCCACAAATTTCACATCAAACTTTTTTATAAAAACGTAACACGCAATATAATAAAGCTATGCTTTATTAATTGATGAATCTTCCTATGCGGTAAATGATATAATAACAATTAAATCTACCGATATGAAGAAGTTTTTACCCAAGAAAAATTTTACGCGAACCTGGTTAGTGGGGCTTGTGTTTTTGTTTTTAGGAGTGATCCAATCTTATGCTCAAAGCATTGATGGAAACCTAAACCCAGCTACGGAATATGACAATGGTGTTACTCAAACTTACATAACCGACAACGGATCAACCTGCCAGGTTGATCAGGTTTGGGCATCCTTTGATGTTCAATCATCAAAGGTGTATCTGCTTTTTAGTGTAGGTAATGGTGGATCAGCTTTGTTTCGCCTTTATTTTGATACGGACAACGATCCGTTAACCGGATTACAGGAAGATGTAGTAGGAAAAACGATTGTGTACACCTATGGTGCCGATCATGCGATTGAAGTAAATTCAAACGATGCTAGTGGTTATGTTTTTTATGAATATTCTCTTGATGGCCAAACCAGAACCACATTAACCACCAGCGGAATAATCGGCGCTAGTGGTACGAGTATCATTGACGGGTCAAATACAATGGAATTTGAAATTCCATTTGATGCAATTAATTATGATCCATGTTCTAATCTATCAACGTTTATCAATGTCGGTAGCTATGCATCTGTTTCAGGAAACAGTATTAATTCAACCTGGTGTAGTGCTGTTTTACTTGATTTTACAATTGGGGCCGGTGGTGAAATTGACGGACCTCAAACCATCTGTGCCGGTGATGATGTACAACAACTAAACTTAATTGGCCATCAAGGAACAATTGTTGGCTGGCAAGCCAATACAGGCACAGGATGGCCCGCATCCGATACTGACATTATCGCCGGAACAGAAGGCTCTACAACTTATCAACCTAGCGGACTAAATGAAACCACGGAATATCGAGCCGTAGTACAAATTGCTACTGGACTATGTTCTGAAGACACCTATGTGTATGCAGTGCCTGCTGAGATTACAGTCAAACCGACTCCTACCGCATCAGTTTCTGCAACGCCAACTACGGTTTGTCTTAGCGGAGATAAGCCAGTAGTAACATTTACAGGTGATAACGCAACAGCACCTTATACATTTACTTACAAACTAAACAATGGTGCAGAACAAACCATTATATCCAATGGCAATACCGCAACAATTGAGGTTCCGACCAATGCTGTTGAAGACTTTACCTACGAGCTTGTTAGTGTAAGTTCTGCTAACGGATGTACTTCCGGTGCAATTATTGGTGAAAGCGTTACTGTGAGTATAACTGATCTACCTAACTGTAGTATTACAGGAGATTTATCAATTTGTCCTTCAAGTGCAGGAAATATTTATTCTGGAACCGATGAAGAAGGAATGACATATAGTTGGAGTATCTCAGGTGATGCTTCAATTAACGGATCAACAACTGGCCAGACTGTTCTTGTTGATGCAGATGCCATTTGTGGTGGCAGTTTTATATTGGAATTAACTACTACAAAGAATGGATGTAGTAGCACTTGTAGTATTGAGGGGGTAGTAGAAGATACTACTGATCCTGTCTGGACTTTAGCTCCTTCGGATAAAACGGTTGAGTGCGACGGAACAAATGATCCCAGTGGCGAATTTGCAGCATGGCTTACCAGCTTTTCAGGTTCTGATGTTTGTGGGACTGCCACAGTAACGAACAACAGCATCGGATTAAGCGATGATTGTGGTGCTACTGGTGCCGAAACAGTAACCTTCACTCTTACTGATGAGTGTGGAAACTTTATTACAAAAGAGGCGACATTTACTATTAAAGATACGACTGATCCTGTCTGGACTTTAGCTCCTTCTGATAAAACGGTTGAGTGCGACGGAACAAATGATCCCAGTGGCGAATTTGCAGCATGGCTTACCAGCTTTTCAGGTTCTGATGTTTGTGGGACTGCCACAGTAACGAACAACAGCATCGGATTAAGCGATGATTGTGGTGCTACTGGTGCCGAAACAGTAACCTTCACTCTTACCGATGAGTGTGGAAACTTTATTACAAAAGAGGCGACATTTACTATTGAAGATACTACTGATCCTGTCTGGACTGTAGCTCCTTCTGATAAAACGGTTGAGTGCGACGGAACAAATGATCCAAGTGGCGAATTTGCAGCATGGCTTACCAGCTTTTCGGGTTCTGATGTTTGTGGGACTGCCACAGTAACGAACAACAGCATCGGATTAAGCGATGATTGTGGTGCGACAGGTGCCGAAACAGTAACCTTCACTCTTACCGATGAGTGTGGAAACTTTATTACAAAAGAGGCGACATTTACTATTGAAGATACTACTGATCCTGTCTGGACTGTAGCTCCTTCTGATAAAACGGTTGAGTGCGACGGAACAAATGATCCAAGTGGCGAATTTGCAGCATGGCTTACCAGCTTTTCCGGTTCTGATGTTTGCGGGACTGCCACAGTAACGAACAACAGCATCGGATTAAGCGATGATTGTGGTGCGACAGGTGCCGAAACAGTAACCTTCACTCTTACCGATGAGTGTGGAAACTTTATTACAAAAGAGGCGACATTTACCATTGAAGATACTACTGATCCTGTCTGGACTTTAGCTCCTTCGGATAAAACGGTTGAGTGCGACGGAACAAATGATCCCAGTGGCGAATTTGCAGCATGGCTTACCAGCTTTTCAGGTTCTGATGTTTGTGGGACTGCCACAGTAACGAACAACAGCATCGGATTAAGCGATGATTGTGGTGCTACAGGTGCCGAAACAGTAACCTTCACTCTTACTGATGAGTGTGGAAACTTTATTACAAAAGAGGCGACATTTACTATTGAAGATACGACTGATCCTGTCTGGACTTTAGCTCCTTCTGATAAAACGGTTGAGTGCGACGGAACAAATGATCCAAGCGGCGAATTTGCAGCATGGCTTACCAGCTTTTCGGGTTCTGATGTTTGTGGGACTGCCACAGTAACGAACAACAGCATCGGATTAAGCGATGATTGTGGTGCTACTGGTGCCGAAACAGTAACCTTCACTCTTACCGATGAGTGTGGAAACTTTATTACAAAAGAGGCGACATTTACTATTGAAGATACTACTGATCCTGTCTGGACTGTAGCTCCTTCTGATAAAACGGTTGAGTGCGACGGAACAAATGATCCAAGTGGCGAATTTGCAGCATGGCTTACCAGCTTTTCCGGTTCTGATGTTTGTGGGACTGCCACAGTAACGAACAACAGCATCGGATTAAGCAATGATTGTGGTGCTACTGGTGCAGAAACAGTAACCTTCACTCTTACCGATGAGTGTGGAAACTTTATTACAAAAGAGGCGACATTTACTATTAAAGATACGACTGATCCTGTCTGGACTGTAGCTCCTTCTGATAAAACGGTTGAGTGCGACGGAACAAATGATCCCAGTGGCGAATTTGCAGCATGGCTTACCAGCTTTTCGGGTTCTGATGTTTGCGGGACTGCCACAGTAACGAACAACAGCATCGGATTAAGCGATGATTGTGGTGCGACAGGTGCCGAAACAGTAACCTTCACTCTTACTGATGAGTGTGGAAACTTTATTACAAAAGAGGCGACATTTACCATTGAAGATACGACTGATCCTGTCTGGACTTTAGCTCCTTCTGATAAAACGGTTGAGTGCGACGGAACAAATGATCCAAGCGGCGAATTTGCAGCATGGCTTACCAGCTTTTCGGGTTCTGATGTTTGCGGGACTGCCACAGTAACGAACAACAGCATCGGATTAAGCGATGATTGTGGTGCGACAGGTGCCGAAACAGTAACCTTCACTCTTACCGATGAGTGTGGAAACTTTATTACAAAAGATGCAACATTTACCATTGAAGATACGACTGATCCTGTCTGGACTTTAGCTCCTTCGGATAAAACGGTTGAGTGCGACGGAACAAATGATCCCAGTGGCGAATTTGCAGCATGGCTTACCAGCTTTTCAGGTTCTGATGTTTGTGGGACTGCCACAGTAACGAACAACAGCATCGGATTAAGCGATGATTGTGGTGCTACAGGTGCCGAAACAGTAACCTTCACTCTTACCGATGAGTGTGGAAACTTTATTACAAAAGATGCAACATTTACTATTGAAGATACTACTGATCCTGTCTGGACTGTAGCTCCTTCTGATAAAACGGTTGAGTGCGACGGAACAAATGATC
Proteins encoded in this region:
- a CDS encoding alpha-L-fucosidase, producing MTNRLFFLIVLLITASCSNVTPPEPVFPVPSERQLAWNDMEFYAFIHFNMNTFSNMEWGFGDEDPDMFNPSELDCRQWARICKEAGMKGIILTAKHHDGFCLWPTATTDHSVKNSSWKNGEGDVVRELADACKEYGLKLGLYLSPWDRNNPEYGNDKYIEIFKTQLRELMTNYGDVFEVWFDGANGGTGYYGGANEERRIDRKTYYDWENTRQIVRDLQPMACMFSDAGPDVRWIGNEEGWAPETNWSPLRRDEFYPGSPNYLELRNGHEDGDYWVPAEVNVSIRPGWYYHPYEDHKVKTLPQLLDIYYNSIGRNGSLLINFPVDKRGLIHEKDEEQILKLAEAVKADFANDLAAGKKAEATNVRGNSKKYKADNVVDDDPDTYWATDDGVIQASVTIDLGEETTFNRFLVQEDIRLGQRVKKFSVEAYINNKWEEIDSQTTIGRKRILRLPETTASKVRFTVIDSKACPVITKIGIYHAPKVIIEPKISRTKDGIISIEAFDSDLDIYYTTDGSDPDVNSVKYTTPFELPEKATVKVIVVDPNENKTSTVSVAEFDVPKTKWKVIGKYKNEEKANLIFDGNEETAFTVEESAPVDFVFDLGESLTIDGFKYLPDQQRFKPGIIFNYKLYLSTDGKNWKQPVAEGEFSNIRNSPVWQINSFVPVKARYIKFTALSSAEENGKVGIAEFDIITQ